The Phoenix dactylifera cultivar Barhee BC4 unplaced genomic scaffold, palm_55x_up_171113_PBpolish2nd_filt_p 002567F, whole genome shotgun sequence DNA segment agagaggaggagagaggggaagaaaggagaggaaaagagttcggaaaggaggaagaagggaagaaaaaaaaagagcatccgCGTGCGGGGCAGCCCGCCCGTGTGGGGTAGCGAGCCACATGGCTCTGCgtgggcatttaatgccactttGTGGCTAAAACGTGGACGCGCGCGTGCATCGcggttttgtttttcttttttggttggccggttcggtaccggtccaATTAGTatcgaaccggtaccgaaccggtaccgtcCTCACCGTTACGTCGGTTCACGTACCTTAGGTAATACCAATAAGGTACTGGTACTAGTATATCCCGTGTGCAGATACTGATACTTGGTACTTCACCACTATTTTTCTGTGCTGTCAACAAGAGGCATACTGTGTAATAGTATGGTACTGTGCCAACATATGTACCAGTATAAGTAGCTTGTTTCCAGGACTATTCTATGAGGAGGCTTTCATATGTATTTATATGATTCTGTGTACATTTTATGTCTTTTGGTTTTATTAAATTAGCAGACAACATGCAGAGGTTGCTCTGCAGATCCTAAATGCTGCGAATTGCAGGTTATCTTAATATGATACTCTAATTAGATGTGCCCTGTATAAAAACAGCTTGTCAGCAATTTACCAGTATGTTCTAgtgttgcttgataaaaaaaaaggatctagTGTTGCATCATTAACTCACAAAAATCACCGATTAAGTACTCGTGATAACAAATGCTTATGTGGATGCCACTGTATATGAGAAATGACGTCCATGTCACAACTTGCAAATGCAAGTCTTAGCATATTAGACGCCACTCAATTACCCATGTATCAGtatatttatctattttatatttttgaagcCATGATTCTTTTGACTTCTGTTAGAATATTTTTCTTGGAGACTCATGTCTTGTTGCTTACGAAACAGCTTTCCTTGGACAAGTTAGTTGAGTAGTTGAGAAGTAATATGATTGCAGACTCTTTCTGTCCCATTTTTTTGTCTTGCCTTCTGTTTAGGGGAACATAACATGATGTGTCCTTGATGTAGATATTCCATTTCGGCTTGACAAGAAGCTTACTTGGGATCAGTCCTCCTTTAAAATGTTATTAGATTTTGATTAGGCATGGTTTATTTGATTATGTGTTATTTAAAAAGTTTATTTAGAGAATTTTGTGAACTTCATGTGTTATGTTATTCTTGTCCTGCATGTGCTCAGTTGTATCTGAATTTCTATTGTGCCCAGAGTGAAGGTCCAACTGTGTGGATTCCTGCACCCGGTAGGGATGTATCTAGTCTGCAGGTTGGTTCTTTCTACAATCTCTCTCCTCAGGGACAGCATGTGACGTTTACACCAACACAGGCTGGCCATGGCTCCTTCACTGGAATCTACCACCCCACCCCGACAGTAGCTGCTAGTTCTATTCAGCCATTTCTCCAGCAGTCTCAGGCCATATCTGGAGCCATTGAAGTAGCCGGCCTTCCTGCAGGCATATATCAGCAGCCACAATGTGCGCCAGTCAATTGGGTCAATAATCATTGagggctaaagaaaattttcatTTGCAGTAGCCAGTGATGCAGGATATTTGACATTTTCTTGGGAATGATAAAGGCTACTATTGATTTGAGCATAAAATCATTAGAACATTTGCAGCATGAAACATCCTGCTGAGgaagtgtatatatataaaggttGGCCAGGAACTTTTGAGACGGAAATTTTGTGGGTTTTAGACCGCATGAAGCTGATGA contains these protein-coding regions:
- the LOC120109705 gene encoding GBF-interacting protein 1-like gives rise to the protein MYLPPAAAAAANPVKYPLSQYKPPTNNANPTHTGMPTGFSIPSSSPASYSPTPAMTSGNSTSNEDGTTQFKENNAYIDGQQSEGPTVWIPAPGRDVSSLQVGSFYNLSPQGQHVTFTPTQAGHGSFTGIYHPTPTVAASSIQPFLQQSQAISGAIEVAGLPAGIYQQPQCAPVNWVNNH